A genome region from Streptomyces sp. S4.7 includes the following:
- a CDS encoding ATP-binding protein produces the protein MSELVANAIRHASGNPTVRLIRDRYLTVEVSDNATTAPHLRHARAQDEDGRGLLIIASLARRWGTWYTPDGKTIWVENSLDEVRL, from the coding sequence GTGAGTGAACTTGTTGCCAATGCAATCCGGCACGCCAGCGGAAATCCGACAGTTCGCCTCATACGCGATCGATATCTGACTGTTGAAGTCTCGGACAACGCCACCACGGCGCCGCACCTCCGCCACGCCCGCGCTCAAGACGAAGATGGCCGTGGTCTGCTGATCATCGCTTCCCTGGCTCGGCGATGGGGAACGTGGTATACGCCGGACGGCAAGACCATCTGGGTCGAAAATTCGCTCGACGAGGTTCGTCTCTGA
- a CDS encoding alpha/beta hydrolase, whose protein sequence is MATCEHLRMPVLADDLGHLSYTVTGDGPPVVLVHAGIADHRMWDATVPGLAERHTVICYDLRGFGGSATPAGPFSETDDLRLLLDHLGHERVRLVGASWGGRVAVEFALAHPDRVCSLALLAPPWPGYDWSAGMVAYDEAETAALAAGDVDAAVLVNLDMWLRGPAREWRDVDPALAGQLRASVRTALMNQDAVEEHSQGGEAGDIGTIAVPTLVGIGGLDVADFQDIARRYAAGIPGATLVEFPTAAHLIALDAPEELTAALVPFLAR, encoded by the coding sequence GTGGCGACCTGCGAGCATCTGCGGATGCCCGTACTCGCCGACGACCTCGGCCATCTCTCGTACACCGTCACCGGGGACGGCCCGCCCGTCGTTCTCGTGCACGCCGGCATCGCGGATCACCGGATGTGGGACGCGACCGTGCCCGGTCTCGCGGAGCGTCACACGGTCATCTGTTACGACCTGCGCGGCTTCGGTGGGTCCGCGACCCCGGCGGGGCCGTTCAGTGAGACCGACGATCTGCGGCTGCTGCTGGATCACCTCGGTCACGAGCGCGTTCGGCTCGTCGGCGCGTCCTGGGGTGGGCGGGTGGCGGTGGAGTTCGCCCTCGCCCACCCGGACCGGGTGTGTTCGCTGGCGCTGCTCGCTCCACCGTGGCCGGGGTACGACTGGTCGGCCGGGATGGTCGCGTACGACGAGGCGGAGACGGCGGCCCTCGCCGCGGGCGACGTCGACGCCGCCGTGCTGGTGAACCTCGACATGTGGCTCCGCGGGCCGGCCCGCGAATGGCGCGACGTCGACCCGGCGCTGGCCGGGCAACTCCGCGCTTCCGTACGGACCGCGCTGATGAACCAGGACGCCGTCGAAGAACACTCCCAGGGCGGAGAGGCCGGCGATATCGGCACGATCGCCGTCCCCACGCTCGTCGGCATCGGCGGGCTCGACGTCGCCGACTTCCAGGACATCGCCCGCCGGTACGCCGCCGGGATTCCCGGCGCCACCCTGGTCGAGTTCCCCACGGCGGCCCACCTCATCGCGCTGGACGCGCCCGAGGAACTCACCGCGGCACTCGTCCCGTTCCTGGCACGCTAG
- a CDS encoding DUF2637 domain-containing protein: MTRLQLTSTQRRLIGVVIAGAVLIAAIGFVGSYAAVRELAEQKGFGTFALVFPIGIDAGIGVLLALDLLLTWVRIPFPLLHHTAWVLTAGTIAFNAAAAWPDAIGVGMHAVIPILFVVVVEAARHAVGRIADITADKHMEGVRLTRWLLSPVPTFKLWRRMKLWEIRSYEDIIQLEQDRLIYQARLQARYGRNWRRKAPIEAMMPLRLAKYGVPLADTGPAGLAAVGIEPDPLSSATAAAEPVPTAAPAPAELTAPAVEFYAAANQAVALAPPRTPPALTAELNTPAPAVHPSAPTGSAPTPVSARSRTHGALLLDLAPMDPPHPDVVCGTDPAGMKPHPQRAEPAPATALLDSDAELVERARELARTGPLSLRRMKRERGIAQRRAQRIRNALDNKAS; encoded by the coding sequence GTGACACGGCTCCAACTCACCTCGACACAGCGCCGCTTGATCGGCGTTGTCATCGCGGGCGCCGTGCTGATCGCCGCGATCGGCTTCGTCGGCTCGTACGCCGCCGTGCGCGAACTCGCCGAACAGAAGGGCTTTGGCACGTTCGCGCTTGTCTTCCCGATCGGCATCGACGCTGGCATCGGCGTGCTGCTCGCGCTCGACCTGCTGCTCACATGGGTACGGATCCCGTTCCCGCTGCTGCACCACACCGCGTGGGTACTCACTGCGGGGACGATCGCGTTCAACGCCGCCGCTGCGTGGCCGGATGCGATCGGCGTGGGCATGCACGCGGTGATCCCGATCCTGTTCGTGGTCGTCGTCGAGGCGGCCCGCCACGCGGTCGGCCGGATCGCGGACATCACCGCCGACAAGCACATGGAGGGCGTCCGCCTCACCCGCTGGCTGCTCTCGCCCGTCCCGACGTTCAAGCTGTGGCGCCGGATGAAGCTGTGGGAGATCCGCAGTTACGAGGACATCATCCAGCTCGAACAGGACCGGCTCATCTACCAGGCCCGCCTCCAGGCGCGCTACGGCCGCAACTGGCGCCGCAAGGCGCCCATCGAGGCGATGATGCCGCTGCGGCTCGCCAAGTACGGCGTCCCGCTCGCGGACACCGGCCCGGCCGGTCTCGCCGCCGTCGGCATCGAACCGGACCCCCTCTCTTCCGCTACGGCCGCCGCGGAGCCTGTACCCACCGCCGCACCCGCACCCGCTGAACTGACAGCACCCGCAGTCGAGTTCTACGCAGCCGCGAACCAGGCCGTCGCACTTGCGCCCCCTCGAACCCCACCCGCACTCACCGCCGAACTCAACACACCCGCACCCGCAGTGCACCCGAGTGCGCCGACCGGGTCCGCACCCACTCCAGTGAGTGCGCGCTCCCGCACCCACGGCGCGCTGCTTCTCGACCTCGCACCCATGGACCCACCGCACCCGGACGTCGTGTGCGGCACGGACCCGGCCGGCATGAAGCCGCACCCGCAGAGAGCGGAGCCCGCACCCGCGACCGCGCTGCTCGATTCCGACGCCGAACTCGTCGAACGCGCCCGCGAACTTGCCAGGACGGGCCCCCTCAGCCTGCGACGGATGAAGCGCGAACGCGGTATCGCTCAGCGCCGGGCACAGCGCATCCGCAACGCACTCGACAACAAGGCGAGCTGA
- a CDS encoding SpoIIE family protein phosphatase, translated as MAHNSSFTIDTRGNVSRWDDEAGRYPELSSRDVVGAPAGLVIERLLGSHDGDSGGHAPAALFLTACRGEAGTVIASRGTAPSLHAADVESAFEFSAFEHSTAGLEVYDADLSVLRANSAALAMRGRSAEQVLQHHVGNLDSRLPLAPLLQRVIVGDEAAVQERINGRDGRGDPRVFAVTAFQLRDDQQTIGAGAVIHDVTDQNRSEAAARLLAEAHEEIGSTLDAMRTAQELAVVAVRDFADAVSVDLVDDVIQGAEAPAPPVGADVVLRRAAFEAPGGLQAVYRVGEMSYFAFPTPCAQVIADLTPVLLDPKTSPSDWLMHDAARAGALGNAGIHSMIIVPLSFHARVLGLASFYRGPRHPVFFDASDVGLAYTPGSNETVWFDVIELSGARVGLAIGRVSQQGLNASAAMGRYRTALDTLAVLDLPPHELLARLDDATGQFLSNPTGLPSSSTDPPCCLYAVYDSVTGEFAVASAGWPAPLLISPAGDITTVEVPVGAPLGQGLGHDLHRQVIAPESMLVLFSQSFLEPGPRAEERMVQLRQAATRSGRAPKAICDSIVRRMLGGLGGESAALLAARTHRLPDDRVAAWTGSRDPAAVGEARERLLSKSRSGVLRHMRSRRKWW; from the coding sequence ATGGCGCACAACAGCTCATTCACTATTGATACCAGGGGAAATGTTTCCCGCTGGGACGATGAGGCAGGGCGCTACCCGGAGCTCTCTTCGCGCGATGTCGTCGGCGCGCCTGCGGGTCTGGTCATCGAGAGACTCCTGGGCTCCCATGACGGTGATAGCGGAGGGCATGCGCCTGCTGCACTGTTCCTGACCGCGTGCCGGGGCGAGGCGGGGACCGTTATCGCCTCGCGAGGCACCGCTCCAAGCCTTCACGCCGCTGACGTCGAATCGGCCTTCGAGTTCTCGGCATTCGAGCACAGCACTGCTGGTCTTGAGGTGTACGACGCTGACCTGAGCGTCCTGCGCGCCAATTCAGCCGCCCTTGCCATGCGCGGACGTTCGGCAGAACAGGTCCTCCAGCACCATGTTGGTAATCTTGATTCGCGTCTCCCTCTGGCTCCGTTGCTCCAAAGGGTCATCGTGGGTGACGAGGCGGCTGTCCAGGAAAGAATCAATGGGCGCGACGGCCGCGGAGACCCGCGGGTCTTCGCAGTTACCGCATTTCAGCTGCGCGATGACCAGCAGACCATTGGCGCCGGCGCCGTGATCCACGATGTCACCGATCAAAACCGGTCGGAGGCCGCCGCGCGGCTCCTGGCCGAAGCGCATGAAGAGATCGGTTCCACGCTCGACGCGATGCGGACTGCTCAGGAACTCGCCGTGGTTGCGGTGCGGGATTTCGCCGACGCCGTCTCGGTGGACCTCGTCGACGACGTCATACAGGGGGCAGAGGCACCGGCGCCTCCGGTCGGCGCGGACGTTGTCCTGCGCCGGGCGGCATTCGAGGCCCCCGGCGGTCTCCAGGCTGTCTATCGCGTCGGGGAAATGAGCTATTTCGCCTTTCCGACCCCTTGCGCACAGGTCATTGCGGATCTCACACCCGTACTTCTGGACCCGAAGACCTCGCCATCGGACTGGCTCATGCATGACGCCGCGCGTGCTGGAGCTCTGGGAAACGCCGGAATTCACTCGATGATTATCGTACCTCTGTCATTTCATGCGCGTGTCCTGGGGTTGGCCAGCTTCTATCGAGGACCCCGCCACCCTGTTTTCTTTGATGCATCAGACGTGGGCCTCGCCTACACGCCCGGATCCAACGAGACGGTCTGGTTCGACGTCATCGAGTTGTCGGGAGCCCGCGTTGGCCTTGCCATCGGTCGAGTCTCCCAGCAAGGACTCAACGCATCGGCGGCGATGGGGCGTTACCGCACCGCGCTGGATACCCTGGCCGTGCTTGACCTCCCTCCCCACGAACTGCTGGCTCGCCTCGACGATGCCACCGGCCAGTTCCTTTCCAATCCCACGGGCCTGCCGTCCTCGTCGACGGATCCTCCCTGTTGTCTTTATGCGGTCTACGATTCCGTGACCGGTGAGTTCGCTGTTGCCTCAGCTGGCTGGCCAGCCCCTTTGCTGATCTCCCCGGCCGGCGACATCACGACCGTGGAAGTGCCGGTCGGCGCACCACTGGGGCAGGGCCTGGGACACGATCTGCACCGTCAGGTCATTGCTCCGGAGAGCATGCTGGTCCTCTTCTCCCAGTCGTTTCTTGAGCCCGGCCCTCGCGCGGAAGAGCGCATGGTGCAACTGCGGCAAGCCGCCACTCGCTCCGGCCGCGCCCCGAAGGCCATCTGCGACAGCATCGTGCGCAGAATGCTCGGCGGGCTGGGAGGTGAGAGCGCCGCTCTGCTCGCAGCCCGTACCCACCGTCTGCCGGACGACCGGGTGGCCGCATGGACCGGAAGCCGGGATCCTGCCGCGGTGGGCGAGGCCAGGGAGAGGCTACTCAGCAAGTCGAGGAGTGGGGTCTTGAGACACATGCGTTCACGACGGAAATGGTGGTGA